Within the Thunnus thynnus chromosome 23, fThuThy2.1, whole genome shotgun sequence genome, the region AGTTTGGAAATCCACATGAATGAAGACGGAAGAGCTGCGGGCaaagaacaggaagaaaaactaATAcagccatttatttatttccactCAAATTCTTTATCTTTCAGCAAGGCCTGGTGATGTAACCAACATGCctgagatgtaaaaaaaaaacattttatcccACCTGGATCCATTCGGACAAGAAGCATGTAGAGAAGGATGGCAGCCAGAAAGACTCTCCGCAGAGAGAAGGAGCCGGAGCCGGGCACCAACAGTCTTCTGTAGAGAAGCCTGAGCATGCCTTCCAGTTTATGTATTACACTTCCTGTTTAACACAAACAAATTAGGAGAACTATCAACGTGTATGTTGGCATTTATGTGAGGAGGTTTAATGTATGTCATCAGGACTAAACTGATATTTCTAACCTTTTGTTGAAACAGTTTGAGCAACAGTTTCAGAGTTTGGGTTGCAAGGAGGATTTTCTTtattctgttgctgtttttcttctaCAACATCCATCGCCATCTGCTTCTGGTCTTCTGTGAACGCATCGCTTCCAACCTCACCGGTGATCAGCTCCCGTGCCTCTTCTGTGTGTCCAAGAGGCACGAGGACATGCAGAAGGTACAGCTCCGCAACGGTCCCAAACCCCGCTACTCTACTGTTGGACAGGCAATGTAACCAAACTCTGGCCGCCTCCTGCATCACAGCTGGCTCGCTCACCTTGGAGTAAAGAAGTATGCTGCCAATATAAGAGAAAGTTAATTAAATATGTACTTTAGAGATGATGCAATTAGGCGATAAATGGATTAGTTGTTTGACAGAACGGCTAAtcgtttgagtcatttttaaacattttctgatttcaGCCTCCTAAATGTGAGAATTATTTCTTTTGTCATATATTATAGTATTTTGAATACCTTTTGGTTTTGTACTGATggttgaaaaaaacagaaagattaTAATGCCCAttgtttattgacattttatacacaaaatgattaattgattaattgagaaaatagtccataatgaaaacaattgttagttgcacCACCGATGTAAGTTATTTACTTTGATTTTCCTCAAAGTTCCTCAGATTCCTCaccattagagctgcaactaatgattaattTTCATAACTGATTAATCTCTTGATTATTTTTGATTATCAACTACTTTTTAAGTATatgaaacatcagaaaatagtgaaaaatgcccatcatatttcccagagtccaaggtaattgtttttaattgctTGTTTTGCCCGACTAACAGtcaaaatctaaagatattcaatcagaaaatcaacaaaacagTTATTTGATAACCATAATATTTTGGcacttaattttctgttgatctgcTAAGTAGGAccacaactaacaattatttttattatcaattaatctggtgattattttcttgatcaatcgattagttgtttggtccttaaaatgtcagaaaatggttggaaaatggaaaaatgttgatcacagtttcccaaagcccatggcgacatctttaaatgtcttcttCAGCTCTACTCACCACATCTGCATTATTTTAGCTGGTATTTTCTCATGGTGCTCATAATGCTGAAGGACCCAGGAGAGGACACCATGCCACTGATTCAGCTCAGCCAGAGCTTGAATCCCTAAGATGCAGAAGCCGGCCTTTAACTCTGCACACCtgaggagacaaaaacacagaaaacattgaGTGAATAAAAAACACCAACATTAAGGCTGCAGAGAAGTCGTGCAACATGTGGTGCATTCGGGGAAGGAGTGAGCTTCAGACTGGCACCTGTTGTTGTCCTCTTGCTCCATGCTGGCGAGACTCTCCAGGCCTCTGTCGCATGTGTCAAAGGCTACCTGGAAATCTTTCTGGACCATCAGTTGCTCTGAAGCCGACTCTAGCATGTTGAACATCTCTGCTAAAGTAGAAGAGAGCGGAGGGCTGCAGACTGAGCCGAAGCTGCGAGCAGGAGCCAGACTAGTACAAGAGCTGCTCATTACTGTCAAAAttaagagaaaaacagcagaatacACAACTAGCCACAACGTAACGAGCTACAGCTTCACTTTCAGCGGCTTATTTTAACGCTATTTGTAAAACAAGCGTGCTTAAAGGCTTGAATTATCCACTATCCTCTCCTCCACTTCTTGTTTACGTTTCATGATCCCTTAATATTTCCTGGATTGAACGTATTAGCCAATCAGACGGCACGGTTTTCACGTTGCCTCAGACAGCCAATCATATTGCAGCTTCTTCAAATTGCGTCATCAcgtagtttttttttccatcttgtaAACACGTGTATGTACGGAGCAGTCAGTGTGTGTCTACGGAGAACTTTCAGCGTCTATAAACTAGTTTTCTGTAAGTTACACTCATTGTTTATATTGTGGAAATTTTGCTCGCAGTTTGTAGTTTATATCATGTCGAATTAACTCgcgtgtaggtgtgtgttttgaCAAGAACAGTTAGCAGCTGgatagctaactagctagctgttTACTTAGCTTTGCTGTTAATGTGCTAAAACGGTTAGTTAAGCATGTGCCATTGTAGCGAGTTAATATCTATAAATCTAATATAATTATCCAAGAGACAACATAACCTCCAGTAACGTTAACCTGTGTTTTCTAGTTGATTTGTGAACAAGTAAGGTCATGTAAATTGCGAGCAAGTCCTtggtttttatcttatttaaaGGCCATTGGAAGATacgagctgcaactaacgactattttcatcttttaattttttcgattaatcgatcagttgtttagtctatgtaatgtcctaAAACAACCTATGGCTGTTTGCCTAAGCCCATGCTGACGTCTTTAACTGtcacaatccaaagatatttagtttgtcatagaagaataaagaaaacagaaaatattagcTGGAATAAGGGAATTTGgcctttttttcttaaagaatgatTCCagacgattaatcgattatcagaattgttggtgattaatttaatagttggcaactaatcgattaattggcTAATTGGTGCAGCTTTGAAGTTTACATAGAAGCCAATTTGTGTTAAACCTCTATGTAAATCATCAAACAGTAACAAATGCGTTGACGTGATGTGAGACTTATGTGAAACGTTAAGATCAACATAAGAAAATTAAGGTAacataattattaaaatgaGCAAGAAGGACAAACCATCTACACTCTGTCATGGGGTTGAAACTCTTCAGAAACACTCATTTGCCAGTTTGTTAAGTCTACATCACTAAAACTAATgtggttcatgttttttttaagccgTTTATAGAGGTGTTCAATCTTATGGTAGTTTTTGGTGTTGTTGAATTGTACTGCACTACACTTAGagcttttaatattttgtcttcTCTCACTGAAATTAATAGTGTGGAAAAGATTCAAATAAAttctaaaaaactaaaaaactcCATAAGGACGATACACTTGAATCAACACTTCTCTAATACAGTTTAAGTTAGCTGCCAGCAGCCATGTATGCTTAATAAACTGGCTAACTATACCATTTGACTCTAACAACTTCCATTTGTTCCATACAGTTCTTGACtaaacataaaactgaaacattacaGCGAAAAAATGATGTGAAGCTACTTCTCTATGGATATGGGATGTTGCATAATGCTTAAAGAAAGGTCTTCACTTAAGCATAATCAATTCAGACTTATTCATACTACCTTGACTCTTTATTGTCTATAGAAAGGTTGTGACTGGTCAGTGTCTGTTTTTTCagaaaatccttaaaatggcaaaaAGCCTCCGGAGTAAatggaagaggaagatgagagcagagaagagaaagaaaaatgccCCTAAAGAGCTGGCCCGTCTGAAACAAGCTCTGAGTCTGGATGTGAAAGGAGAAGCAGCGATGAGCGACATGCAGGAGATCGCCACCGTGGTGCCGGCTGACAAGATCAAGAAACAAGCTGATGTTGATATGACAGAAACTATGAGCGACGGTGAGTGAGAGATCGAGCACAGCAGGCTCCAAAAGACATTCAATCAACAGCTTCCATAGATGTAAAGTACTATACATTTACTACTGCAAACACCTCCAGAggataatatttatttacatcatGCACTCAGAATATGACAACCAGAATATGACAGTTATATTACCTTTGGCAGACATGTAACTGCTGTAAATGTAACTACATGATGTTACCATTTTGCTTTTGgcacatatttattttactatCGTTCCACATCtttgccttttgtgtttttatagatGGGAAAATGGATATGGACAGCAAGCGCAGCAAGAAAACTCTGCTGAATGAACATGGACAGTATCCTGCATGGATGAGTCAACGGCAGGCCAAGAAGATGAAAGCCAAACGGACGACAAAGAAAGGTGGTCAgggcaagaagaagaagggtaTCGCCTGGTAGAAGCAAAGGAAACCTGAAAGATCTTTGCTTTGCCTTAAAGACTTTAAACGCAGAAGCCTCTGATTATTTCATGTAGTCTTTTATACATGATAACTGTCGACTTCTGCTATTGAATCTCATTCTCTCGGTGGACTACAAGGTTCATGGTTGTGCCTCAGAGCCTGTTGTCGTTCTGTTTATTCTTACAGAACAGCAGCTCCATTTTGACGTCAAGACaagttttaagaaaaaaatctgtctggCTTCAAAGTGTAACATAGCAACGGAGGTGTTAGACATGTATTCTCTGCTACAAGTTAAATCATTTTGTACTAAGATTAAAGAAATGTATTACAGTCATGTGacttgttctgtattttgatgtTAATTCTTCAGGATTTTTTGTTTCATACCGTTTAGAGCTTAAAGGTCGAAATCGACATCACAGCATCGATGCATATcccacatacagtagatatatGTAAAATCATATGTGGATGAACTGTGTTCTACTTGTATGCATTATGTacgacaaacaaaacaatttttgattaatttagtCCATTTTTAACCACACAGTCTGGTTGAGATCATCAATtttgacaacagatttatgtaaaATGATCATAAGATTTCAGTAAAAGATAATAATGAATTATTGCAGCCATAAAACTACTGTAAATTGACACTGATTAGAAATAACTAATAAAAGTTTTTggcataaaaacaacacaaaacttGCCTGTATAGCATTTTATTGACATGAATCAGTTTGTTGCAGTTACAAAGTATAAATCTTCGCCACTGATATGGATTTGGTGGTCAGATACTCACTGCCACAGACACATAAGCGAGATATTAcacagtaaaagtaaagaaatcaGCTGATCAGAAACCACAAATTCTGGCACAAATTTGCTGTGATGCTTCTATAAATATTGTACCAAAATTCTCTCTATTATCCTGAGAACAATGACGTGAAGCTTGTGCAAAAGCTTTGCAGATCATGTTGGTCACTGCATCAGCTGAACGTAAGCTGATGGGAACAGACCGATGCAGCCTTTACACTGGCCCTTCCACCAACCCTCGTCAATCATCTCTATGTTGGTGATGATGTCGTCCGGGTTGAAGGAGATCTCGTCATCTGCGCCTGTGTGAAAAAGAAACCATAGAACGTGTCCTCTTGTGTATGGAGAGATGGTtattaaatgtaacaaaaaaaagaagtgtcaTACCTCCTTCATAGTCGTAAAGTGCTACTGCTGTGACGCCGTGTGACAGGTCTTCATAGTCGTCGTCCCCacctgtaaaagaaaacaaaaataatgagtatttcatgtgtgaaaaggtTTGATTTTAACTGACGGTCTACTCTGAGACAGACCTGACACTGCAGgaggtagtggtggtggtggttcaGCAAGTTCCTCATACTCTCCTTCGTCATCCTCCTCGTCAACCTCTCTTGACCTCTCGGGCAGCGGGGGAGCGTCTGGTTCGAGGAGATCGTCGCCGCGTGGAGGCAAGGACGGAGGCTCGTCGTATACTGGTCCGTCCTGGAAACGTCACACAGAATATCTTAAGTTACATGATGTCAAACCAGAAAGATTTCAACATGAGGACCTGGACCAGGGACGTGAtgcttaaaggaatagttctaACATTTTGGAAACTATTGGTAGAATAGCAAACATTtcctttaaacatttatctaAATCAGAGTGTCTCACTTCTGGCTCTGGCTCTGGCTCtggtgtttcttcttcttcttcttctatctcTGGCACATGGTGGTGGATTTCTGGTGGCGGCATGTCGTACTCTGGATCCACATCCAGAACAGGCAGTGGACGAACTTCCTCCTTTCTGCTTTCCTGCTCCTACAGGACACAAATCATTCAAACGCATGATGAGCATTAGTTAGTTTATTTGCTCTTCGTTATAGCTACAGCAGAGTGTTTGTGTTACCTGCTGCCTGCGTTTGGCTTCCTCTcgctctctgttctctctggcCTGCCTCCTGGCTCTCTCTTCTTCTACTTTCTTTCTGTTCTCTTCGTCCGAGGCTTTGGCCATGCTCTCGAAACGGGCCTTCAGTTTCCCCGCGCCTGCGCTCGCACTTGCTGCAATAatacagatgaatgaatgaatatgaacACAAAGCACTTGGCAAACAATTCACACACAGTGGCACAGCGGGATTGATTATGTTgaggggcaaaaaaaaagaacttacAGGCCTCTAACGGCTGCGTCTTTTCATAAGCAGAAGTAGGGGAGTCCATTTCTGAGAAGGTCGCTGCACTCTACAAGTTAAGAACAGAGAAAGATGCagtatattca harbors:
- the pex26 gene encoding peroxisome assembly protein 26; translated protein: MSSSCTSLAPARSFGSVCSPPLSSTLAEMFNMLESASEQLMVQKDFQVAFDTCDRGLESLASMEQEDNNRCAELKAGFCILGIQALAELNQWHGVLSWVLQHYEHHEKIPAKIMQMCILLYSKVSEPAVMQEAARVWLHCLSNSRVAGFGTVAELYLLHVLVPLGHTEEARELITGEVGSDAFTEDQKQMAMDVVEEKQQQNKENPPCNPNSETVAQTVSTKGSVIHKLEGMLRLLYRRLLVPGSGSFSLRRVFLAAILLYMLLVRMDPALPSSFMWISKLLQLLKQMWSAMFAPYYQTLTQSKRL
- the llph gene encoding protein LLP homolog gives rise to the protein MAKSLRSKWKRKMRAEKRKKNAPKELARLKQALSLDVKGEAAMSDMQEIATVVPADKIKKQADVDMTETMSDDGKMDMDSKRSKKTLLNEHGQYPAWMSQRQAKKMKAKRTTKKGGQGKKKKGIAW